A part of Paraburkholderia azotifigens genomic DNA contains:
- a CDS encoding arylsulfatase: protein MRFKLALAVMSGVLALFLGISFDTGAQGTSPADSAATTSSSVGTVLANPPQPRPNPQYVPGFHGVINLDVRNSKSDWTPFTPQKAPQGAPNFLFILYDDTGLAAWSPYGGRINMPTLDRLAANGLTYTQWHTPALCSPSRSTILTGRNHHLNGMASITESASGFPGSTGRLPEQSATIGQILQDAGWSTFWVGKNHNVAEQDVASGATRKQWPLQKGFDRYYGFIGGETNQWYPDLVEDNRFVDQSYGPEQGYHLSKDLVDHAIEMLRDQKATNPSRPWFMWFNPGANHAPHQAPQEYIDKYKGKFDDGYEAYRSWVLQRMVARGILPKGTQLTPLNPLPKDIANPLDNVRPWDTLSPDEKKLFSRLAEVYAGFSEYTDAQIGRLIDYLQQTGQLDNTVIFYAADNGASGEGGPNGSVNENKFFNGFPDTIAENMSHIGELGGPNTYEHYPTGWAVAFSTPFQMFKRYSQFAGGTADPLVISWPKGIKARGEIRNQYHHSTDIVPTILEIAGLEMPKMYRGVEQYPLSGVSMRYTFDSKPNDPTRKRRQYYEMLGTRGLWEDGWKVASVHAPLTGRGKFDQDAWELYHVDVDRAESKDLSKQYPDKLRALVQAWFDEADKNHVLPLDDRSALELLGLERPSDEPPHERYIYYPDTAPVPEAVAVNIRNRSYRILANVDITDADASGVVFAHGSRFGGHTLFLKERKVHYVYNFLGIKPEQEFVSKTDLKPGKHTIGVEFTREKEGEHGESIGTTKLYIDDQVVAQGPMRTQPGKFTLSGDGLCVGYDSGDAVSQAYASPAKFKGGKIFGVGVTVEKAQYEDLNKEAQRMLMKE from the coding sequence ATGCGGTTCAAACTTGCGTTGGCCGTGATGTCCGGCGTACTTGCGCTCTTTCTTGGCATCTCTTTCGACACCGGCGCGCAAGGCACATCGCCCGCTGATTCAGCCGCGACCACTTCGTCATCGGTCGGAACGGTTCTTGCAAATCCCCCTCAGCCGCGCCCCAATCCGCAGTATGTGCCTGGGTTTCATGGCGTCATCAATCTCGATGTCCGCAATTCGAAGTCCGACTGGACGCCATTTACGCCCCAAAAGGCGCCGCAAGGTGCGCCCAACTTCCTGTTCATTCTTTACGACGACACGGGCCTCGCGGCGTGGTCGCCTTACGGCGGACGCATCAACATGCCGACGCTGGACCGGCTTGCGGCAAACGGCCTGACTTACACCCAGTGGCATACTCCCGCACTTTGCTCCCCGTCGCGTTCGACCATTCTGACGGGACGCAATCACCACCTGAACGGTATGGCGTCCATCACGGAGTCGGCCAGTGGCTTCCCCGGATCGACAGGACGACTTCCCGAACAGTCGGCCACGATTGGACAGATCTTGCAGGACGCGGGATGGAGCACGTTCTGGGTAGGCAAGAATCATAATGTCGCCGAGCAGGATGTCGCATCGGGCGCCACGCGCAAGCAGTGGCCGCTCCAGAAAGGATTCGACCGGTACTACGGATTCATCGGCGGCGAAACGAATCAGTGGTATCCCGATCTCGTCGAAGACAACCGTTTCGTCGATCAGTCTTATGGACCGGAACAGGGTTATCACCTGTCGAAGGATCTCGTCGATCACGCGATCGAAATGCTGCGCGACCAGAAGGCGACGAACCCGTCGCGGCCCTGGTTCATGTGGTTCAACCCGGGCGCGAACCATGCGCCGCACCAGGCGCCTCAGGAATACATCGACAAATACAAGGGCAAATTCGACGACGGGTATGAAGCGTATCGCTCATGGGTGCTCCAGCGCATGGTCGCCAGGGGCATTCTGCCTAAAGGCACGCAATTGACGCCTTTGAACCCGCTTCCAAAGGATATTGCGAATCCGCTCGACAACGTGCGCCCGTGGGATACGCTCAGCCCTGATGAGAAGAAGCTGTTTTCACGGCTCGCGGAAGTGTATGCAGGCTTTTCCGAATACACCGACGCACAGATCGGACGGCTGATCGATTACCTGCAGCAAACCGGGCAGCTCGATAACACGGTCATCTTCTATGCGGCTGACAACGGTGCATCGGGAGAGGGCGGCCCCAACGGATCGGTGAACGAAAACAAATTCTTCAATGGCTTCCCCGATACGATCGCGGAGAATATGAGCCACATCGGAGAACTGGGCGGACCGAACACATACGAGCACTACCCGACCGGATGGGCTGTCGCGTTCTCAACTCCGTTCCAGATGTTCAAGCGGTACTCGCAATTCGCAGGTGGAACCGCCGATCCGTTAGTGATTTCGTGGCCAAAGGGAATCAAGGCGCGCGGCGAAATCCGCAATCAATATCATCACTCGACGGATATCGTTCCGACAATTCTGGAGATCGCGGGACTCGAGATGCCGAAGATGTATCGCGGAGTCGAGCAATATCCGCTGAGCGGCGTGTCGATGCGCTACACGTTCGATTCGAAGCCGAATGACCCAACCAGGAAGCGCCGTCAATACTACGAGATGCTCGGCACGCGCGGGCTCTGGGAGGACGGATGGAAAGTCGCCTCCGTTCACGCGCCATTGACGGGGCGAGGCAAGTTCGATCAGGATGCGTGGGAGCTCTATCACGTGGACGTCGACCGTGCCGAATCGAAAGATCTGTCGAAGCAATATCCTGACAAACTCAGGGCGCTCGTTCAGGCATGGTTCGACGAAGCCGACAAGAATCATGTTCTGCCGCTCGACGATCGATCGGCCCTGGAACTTCTCGGGCTCGAACGTCCGAGCGACGAGCCGCCGCATGAACGGTACATCTACTATCCCGACACCGCGCCTGTTCCCGAAGCGGTGGCCGTCAACATCCGGAACCGCTCGTACAGGATCCTGGCGAACGTCGACATCACCGATGCGGACGCGTCAGGCGTGGTGTTCGCGCACGGCTCGCGGTTTGGCGGACACACGTTGTTCCTGAAAGAGAGGAAGGTCCATTACGTCTATAACTTCCTCGGTATCAAGCCCGAGCAGGAGTTCGTTTCGAAGACGGATCTCAAGCCAGGCAAACATACGATCGGCGTGGAATTCACGCGGGAAAAGGAGGGCGAGCACGGTGAGTCGATCGGCACGACGAAGCTCTATATCGACGATCAGGTCGTTGCACAAGGACCGATGAGAACGCAGCCCGGCAAATTCACGCTGAGCGGAGACGGCTTGTGCGTCGGCTACGACAGCGGCGATGCCGTTAGCCAGGCGTACGCCTCTCCCGCGAAGTTCAAGGGAGGGAAGATATTCGGCGTCGGCGTCACGGTCGAAAAAGCCCAGTATGAAGACCTCAACAAGGAAGCGCAGCGCATGCTGATGAAAGAGTAG
- a CDS encoding glycoside hydrolase family 19 protein produces the protein MLDADSLKRVFPRCKAPDAWANSLNAALPKFGINTPDRIASFLAQTGYESGQFNNLEENLNYSAAALMRAWPKRFPNEAATTPYINNPRKLADFVYANRMGNGNEQSDDGYVFRGRGLIQLTGRSNYAAAAKAIDEKLLAQPDLLVQPEFACSTAAWYWQSRGLNELADDRTDDNDLEDFAEITHRINGGTIGIKDRFALYKQVIAVIH, from the coding sequence ATGTTAGACGCCGATTCCCTCAAGCGTGTCTTCCCGCGCTGCAAAGCGCCTGATGCATGGGCCAACAGCCTGAATGCGGCGCTGCCGAAGTTCGGCATCAATACGCCCGATCGCATCGCCAGCTTTCTTGCGCAGACGGGCTACGAGTCCGGGCAATTCAACAACCTCGAAGAGAACCTCAACTACAGCGCCGCCGCGCTTATGAGGGCCTGGCCAAAACGGTTTCCGAATGAAGCGGCGACGACGCCCTATATCAACAATCCCAGAAAGCTGGCGGATTTCGTCTACGCCAACCGGATGGGCAATGGCAATGAGCAAAGCGACGACGGTTATGTCTTTCGCGGACGAGGCCTCATCCAGCTGACGGGACGCAGCAACTATGCGGCGGCTGCAAAAGCGATCGACGAGAAACTTCTCGCACAACCGGATCTGCTCGTGCAACCCGAGTTTGCCTGTTCGACCGCTGCATGGTATTGGCAAAGCCGCGGGCTTAACGAGTTGGCGGATGATCGCACGGACGACAACGACCTTGAAGACTTCGCAGAAATCACCCATCGCATCAACGGTGGCACCATCGGTATCAAGGACAGGTTCGCGCTGTACAAGCAGGTTATCGCCGTGATTCATTGA
- a CDS encoding DUF4148 domain-containing protein, with product MKFIANAAALSAALLLPLAAYAQSTAPLTRAEVRQQIIEIENAGYNPSTSDSTAYPENIQAAQKRLDALKASDAYGGVAATSVSSGSGRKFYQGDDSQ from the coding sequence ATGAAATTCATTGCGAATGCTGCGGCGCTTTCAGCAGCGTTGTTGTTACCGCTTGCCGCGTACGCGCAGTCAACTGCACCGCTCACCCGTGCAGAGGTCCGTCAGCAAATCATTGAAATCGAGAATGCGGGTTATAACCCGTCGACATCGGATTCGACTGCGTATCCCGAGAACATCCAGGCCGCGCAGAAACGTCTCGATGCGCTCAAGGCGAGCGATGCCTATGGCGGTGTCGCCGCGACTTCGGTCAGTTCCGGCTCAGGGCGGAAGTTCTATCAGGGCGATGATTCGCAGTAA
- a CDS encoding MFS transporter translates to MQESNALHRAVREEAAQNAAVHTTADAAKAALIRRIESVPFSRWHTKARIIIGSATFFDAFDALSIAFVLPVLIGLWHIGPLEIGVLIGASYIGQFVGALIFGWYAERHGRIRSATISIAIMSVMSMGCAMSGSFALLLVCRFVQGIGVGGEMPVAATYISELSNAHGRGKYFLLYELIFPVGLMATGQVGAWLVPLIGWKIMFWIGAVPGLIIALLVARLPESPRWLISKGRLDEAETVVKAMEASTDRRIAPSQRKQPDNAGVNARAGWRELLSPFYRGRTLVVWVLWASAFFIANSLNNWLPTLYRSLYHLPLQTALRAASMTNVAQVALLLVCAYVIDRVGRRNWTVAAFCLAAVLFACLGLFGAHDVWSAMVLGTLSYGLVGSIAAVLYLYTPEVYPTRMRATSTGLATSWLRLASAVGPSLAGLLLHKHGIASVFVMFALVAVVGALCATKMTETRERSLEEIAP, encoded by the coding sequence ATGCAAGAAAGCAATGCGCTGCATCGCGCGGTGAGAGAAGAAGCCGCGCAGAATGCGGCCGTTCATACGACGGCAGACGCGGCGAAAGCGGCGTTGATCCGGCGGATCGAGAGTGTGCCGTTCTCGCGATGGCATACGAAGGCGCGCATCATCATCGGCAGCGCGACGTTCTTCGACGCGTTCGATGCGCTGTCGATCGCATTCGTGCTGCCCGTGCTGATCGGTCTGTGGCATATCGGGCCGCTCGAAATCGGCGTGCTGATCGGGGCGAGCTACATCGGGCAATTCGTCGGCGCGCTGATCTTCGGCTGGTATGCGGAGCGGCACGGGCGCATCCGCAGCGCGACCATCTCCATCGCGATCATGTCCGTGATGAGCATGGGCTGCGCGATGAGCGGCAGCTTCGCGTTGCTGCTCGTGTGCCGCTTCGTGCAGGGCATTGGCGTAGGCGGCGAGATGCCCGTGGCGGCAACGTACATCAGCGAGCTGTCGAACGCGCACGGGCGCGGCAAATACTTTCTGCTGTACGAGCTGATCTTCCCCGTTGGATTGATGGCGACGGGGCAGGTTGGCGCGTGGCTCGTTCCTCTCATCGGCTGGAAGATCATGTTCTGGATCGGCGCAGTGCCGGGTTTGATCATCGCGCTGCTGGTTGCACGTTTGCCAGAGTCGCCGCGCTGGCTGATTTCGAAAGGGCGTCTCGACGAAGCCGAGACCGTCGTCAAGGCGATGGAAGCGAGCACCGATCGCCGCATCGCGCCCAGTCAAAGAAAGCAGCCCGACAACGCCGGCGTGAATGCGCGAGCAGGCTGGCGCGAACTGCTGTCGCCGTTCTATCGCGGACGGACGCTCGTCGTGTGGGTGCTCTGGGCGAGTGCATTCTTCATTGCGAACAGTCTGAACAACTGGCTGCCCACGCTGTACCGCTCGCTTTATCACCTGCCGTTGCAGACGGCACTGCGGGCCGCATCGATGACGAACGTCGCGCAGGTCGCGTTGCTGCTCGTCTGCGCGTATGTGATCGATCGCGTCGGGCGCCGGAACTGGACCGTGGCGGCCTTCTGTCTCGCAGCCGTGCTGTTTGCGTGCCTCGGGCTGTTCGGCGCGCATGACGTATGGAGCGCAATGGTGCTCGGCACGTTGAGTTATGGACTCGTGGGCTCGATTGCGGCCGTGCTTTATCTCTACACGCCCGAGGTCTATCCGACCCGGATGCGTGCGACCAGCACCGGGCTCGCGACGTCGTGGTTGCGGCTGGCATCGGCCGTTGGGCCATCGCTTGCCGGTTTGCTGCTGCACAAGCATGGCATCGCTTCCGTGTTCGTGATGTTCGCGTTGGTCGCCGTGGTCGGCGCGCTCTGCGCGACGAAGATGACGGAGACGCGCGAGCGAAGTCTGGAAGAAATTGCGCCTTAG
- a CDS encoding SRPBCC family protein — protein sequence MELTGEQILPLPRERVWAALNDPEILKASVPGCESFERVDDNQFQMVMAATVGPIKARFKGRMMLTDLQPPQSYSMTFEGSGGAAGFGKGGAHVDLLADSGGTRLVYRSHAQVGGRLAQVGARLIDGVARKMAEDFFGRFTEAVVGRQAQVSDDGAAAAADAASDGTTVHAPSGVKQHAREQSVQGTSSKTLIWALGLVAVIALAAVYALH from the coding sequence ATGGAACTGACAGGCGAACAGATTCTGCCGCTGCCGCGCGAACGCGTATGGGCGGCGTTGAACGACCCGGAGATTCTCAAGGCCTCGGTGCCGGGCTGCGAGTCGTTCGAACGCGTCGACGATAACCAGTTTCAGATGGTGATGGCGGCGACGGTGGGCCCGATCAAGGCGCGCTTCAAGGGCAGGATGATGCTGACCGATCTGCAGCCGCCGCAATCGTATTCGATGACCTTCGAAGGATCGGGCGGCGCGGCGGGATTCGGCAAGGGCGGGGCGCACGTCGACCTGCTGGCGGATAGCGGCGGCACGCGTCTCGTGTACCGGTCGCACGCGCAGGTCGGCGGCCGTCTCGCCCAGGTCGGCGCGCGGCTGATCGACGGGGTCGCGCGCAAGATGGCCGAAGACTTCTTTGGCCGGTTTACGGAGGCCGTCGTCGGACGGCAGGCACAGGTATCGGACGACGGGGCAGCGGCGGCAGCCGATGCTGCATCGGATGGCACGACCGTCCATGCCCCGTCCGGCGTCAAGCAGCATGCGCGGGAACAAAGCGTCCAAGGCACGAGCAGCAAGACCCTGATCTGGGCGTTGGGCCTCGTAGCCGTCATCGCGCTGGCCGCCGTGTACGCATTGCATTGA
- a CDS encoding UbiD family decarboxylase, whose translation MTQSSNTHSLDLRAWLDEARALDELTDVSGADWNLELGAISELNVKKARPAALLFDDIPGYPSGHRVLTCSTASPARLSSILRVGHQADHRALVETLRGKPKQWQAHAPEYAPVTVAGGPVFDNIQSGADVDLFSFPAPLWHEKDGGRYIGTGCMVVTKDLDSDWINVGTYRVMIHDRNHVGLDMIPGKHGAIQYDKHMKAGKPFPVAIVIGCDPLGYLISGIEVPFGMCEYNYIGAILKQPVSVVKGQLTDLPFPCASEIVIEGYAHPGDVRIEGPFGEFHGYYPGKAETAPVVTIERIYYRNNPIIMGSPPAKPPNDYSYSKAVMRSALLVDALQAAGVPDVAGVWAHEIGGARMFNVVAIRQRYAGHARQAGHILSQCGVGAYMSRYSIVVDEDIDPSNLQEVMWAVATRTDPDIDIDIVRRGMGSKNDPMSIANPYKAPFNSKAIIDACRPFDFLHEFPQVAEASKELQEKTRAKWQHILG comes from the coding sequence GTGACACAGAGTTCGAATACCCACTCGCTGGATCTGCGCGCATGGCTGGACGAGGCCCGCGCGCTCGATGAACTGACCGATGTATCGGGCGCCGACTGGAATCTGGAACTGGGCGCCATCAGCGAGCTGAACGTGAAGAAGGCGCGTCCCGCCGCGCTGCTGTTCGACGATATTCCCGGCTATCCCAGCGGACATCGCGTGCTGACATGCAGCACCGCGAGCCCGGCGCGCCTTTCCTCGATCCTGCGCGTCGGCCATCAGGCGGACCATCGCGCACTCGTGGAGACGCTGCGCGGCAAGCCGAAGCAGTGGCAGGCGCACGCGCCCGAATACGCGCCCGTGACGGTTGCGGGCGGCCCCGTGTTCGACAACATCCAGTCCGGCGCCGACGTCGATCTCTTCTCGTTTCCTGCACCGCTGTGGCACGAGAAGGACGGCGGACGCTACATCGGCACGGGCTGCATGGTGGTGACGAAGGACCTCGACTCCGACTGGATCAACGTCGGCACCTATCGCGTGATGATTCACGACAGGAACCACGTCGGCCTCGACATGATCCCCGGCAAGCATGGCGCCATCCAGTACGACAAGCACATGAAGGCGGGCAAGCCGTTCCCGGTGGCGATCGTGATCGGCTGCGATCCGCTCGGCTATCTAATCTCGGGGATCGAAGTGCCGTTCGGCATGTGCGAGTACAACTACATCGGCGCGATCCTGAAGCAGCCGGTTTCCGTGGTGAAGGGGCAGTTGACGGATCTGCCGTTTCCGTGCGCGTCCGAGATCGTGATCGAGGGCTACGCGCATCCCGGCGACGTCAGGATAGAAGGACCGTTCGGCGAGTTTCACGGCTATTACCCGGGCAAGGCGGAGACCGCGCCCGTCGTGACCATCGAGCGCATCTACTACCGCAACAACCCGATCATCATGGGCAGCCCGCCCGCGAAGCCGCCCAACGACTATTCGTATTCGAAGGCGGTGATGCGCTCGGCGCTGCTCGTCGATGCATTGCAGGCGGCGGGCGTGCCGGATGTCGCCGGCGTGTGGGCTCATGAAATCGGCGGCGCGCGCATGTTCAACGTCGTGGCGATCCGTCAGCGCTACGCGGGGCACGCGCGCCAGGCGGGACACATTCTCAGTCAGTGCGGCGTCGGCGCTTATATGTCGCGTTATTCGATCGTGGTCGACGAGGACATCGATCCGTCGAATCTGCAGGAAGTGATGTGGGCCGTCGCCACCCGCACGGACCCCGACATCGATATCGACATCGTCAGGCGCGGGATGGGTTCGAAGAACGATCCGATGTCGATTGCGAACCCGTACAAGGCGCCGTTCAACTCGAAGGCGATCATCGACGCGTGTCGTCCGTTCGATTTTCTGCACGAGTTTCCGCAGGTCGCGGAAGCCAGCAAGGAACTGCAGGAAAAGACGCGCGCGAAATGGCAACACATTCTGGGCTGA
- a CDS encoding PaaI family thioesterase, whose product MDIDVLENPFLASLGMTRTDWREGYAEFCLDLQPELLNRQRVLQGGVVATLLDAACGYAGLYSADPQRPIHGVTLSLTLNFLDKGVGTTLIGKGFLERKGRSIFFARGEAWIDSKTLIATAQGTFKYAGGYGRREPSGARGGELD is encoded by the coding sequence ATGGACATCGATGTACTGGAAAACCCGTTTCTTGCCAGCCTCGGCATGACGCGTACCGACTGGCGCGAAGGCTACGCGGAGTTCTGCCTCGACCTGCAGCCCGAACTGCTGAATCGCCAGCGCGTGCTGCAGGGCGGCGTGGTCGCCACGTTGCTCGACGCTGCGTGCGGATACGCGGGCCTGTATAGCGCCGATCCGCAGCGGCCGATTCACGGCGTGACGCTGTCGCTGACGCTGAATTTCCTCGACAAGGGCGTCGGCACGACGCTGATCGGCAAGGGCTTTCTCGAACGCAAGGGCCGCTCGATATTCTTTGCGCGCGGCGAAGCGTGGATCGATTCGAAAACGCTGATCGCCACCGCGCAAGGCACGTTCAAGTACGCGGGCGGATATGGGCGGCGCGAACCGTCGGGCGCACGCGGCGGCGAACTCGACTGA
- a CDS encoding LysR substrate-binding domain-containing protein — MRPYIPSLQSLLAFEAASRHLSFTRAAQELELTQTAISHQIKTLEERLEIKLFVRRRNVLTLTPAAREYLDSVHEAINLLSLATAHARKKKPSTVLTVTCLPTYAVKCLIPALPEFQRAYPDITVHVATSSTFNEFDRNSYDVAIRYGSGRWASARSDRLHGEEFFPVCSPAVLEEAGKFGSVAEGLARMRQIRTYFYSMYQDDWPAWLEAAVREPVEFAGESVFHLQLTSLAAALDGVGIAIGRTPLVDGDLASGKLVAPFDVRVPSSSAYFVSSPNDKARTKKVELFREWALARLGETAAADGTAAPRRVTAPSVPEPC; from the coding sequence ATGAGACCCTACATACCCTCTCTGCAGAGCTTGCTTGCGTTCGAGGCGGCATCGCGACATCTCAGCTTCACCCGTGCGGCACAGGAGCTCGAGCTGACGCAAACGGCGATCAGCCATCAGATCAAGACGCTCGAAGAACGCCTCGAGATCAAGCTGTTCGTGCGACGCCGCAACGTCCTCACCTTGACGCCAGCGGCACGCGAGTATCTGGATTCCGTGCACGAGGCGATCAATCTGCTGTCGCTGGCCACTGCGCATGCACGCAAGAAAAAGCCGAGCACGGTTCTCACGGTCACCTGCCTGCCCACCTACGCGGTCAAATGCCTGATCCCCGCGTTGCCTGAATTCCAGCGCGCGTATCCCGACATCACGGTGCACGTCGCCACCAGTTCCACGTTCAACGAGTTCGACCGCAACAGCTACGACGTCGCCATCCGTTATGGCTCGGGGCGCTGGGCATCGGCGCGCTCGGACCGTCTGCACGGCGAGGAGTTCTTCCCCGTGTGCTCGCCCGCCGTGCTCGAAGAAGCGGGCAAGTTCGGCTCGGTCGCGGAAGGTCTCGCACGCATGCGGCAGATTCGCACGTACTTCTATTCGATGTATCAGGACGACTGGCCCGCGTGGCTCGAAGCCGCCGTGCGCGAACCCGTCGAATTCGCGGGCGAGTCGGTGTTCCATCTGCAACTGACATCGCTCGCTGCGGCGCTCGACGGTGTCGGCATCGCGATCGGCCGCACGCCGCTCGTCGACGGCGATCTCGCCAGCGGCAAGCTCGTGGCGCCGTTCGATGTGCGCGTGCCGTCCAGTTCCGCGTATTTCGTCTCGTCGCCGAACGACAAGGCGCGTACGAAGAAGGTCGAACTGTTCCGCGAATGGGCGCTCGCGCGCCTCGGCGAAACCGCTGCCGCCGACGGCACAGCAGCGCCACGCCGCGTCACGGCGCCGTCGGTGCCGGAGCCTTGCTGA
- a CDS encoding class I adenylate-forming enzyme family protein — protein MSSARDPVAEPIWRTAADLIEQHRRETPDKPAIVDVDRRINLSFEQLARSVDAIARQFARRGITRGARIVLADCDAPDKLLLWLGAWRLGAIVCPLDVLFIGDETARTLLDTIQPTLVVMPEDAADTTVASANAPVVRFVSWASGDSANAQPGKDIIALAAHADDAAQAGDTRPLPDAATISNPGDIASMCCTSGTTGIPKIVVYDHACYWLNGLDSIDLLGLTRDDRTLEYRSFDWYSAQILSFIPFLQLGSTLCIARRFSRSRFGDWIRDHRITVSAGVPTVLNMLLEPPLEVPAGTFASLRAMTCSTAPLSPAQWQRFEQRYGIRILNLYGSSEAGWMCGNRLHRREIGTVGYPAAHIAFDIVDSEGASCAPDVKGQVVVDGAKLALGVLQRDGSLLPIRGTPLFTRDIAARDAQGFVRMAARMDDLIIRGGVKIVPQEIEEIVRAHPQVLDVAALGVPDPVYGQETVCFVVPQPGATPDEAALLAHCREYLAREKMPRAVFMIQALPRSARGKILRDALRQQWWQIVNARRDMSEPECE, from the coding sequence ATGTCGAGCGCCCGAGACCCCGTAGCCGAGCCCATCTGGCGCACCGCTGCCGACCTGATCGAGCAGCATCGGCGGGAAACGCCTGACAAGCCTGCCATCGTGGATGTCGACCGGCGTATCAATCTGAGCTTCGAACAGCTTGCCCGTTCCGTCGACGCCATCGCCCGGCAATTCGCGCGCCGCGGCATCACCCGGGGCGCGCGTATCGTGCTCGCCGATTGCGATGCGCCCGACAAGCTGCTGCTGTGGCTCGGCGCATGGCGTCTGGGCGCGATCGTGTGTCCGCTCGACGTGCTGTTCATCGGCGACGAGACGGCTCGAACGCTGCTCGACACGATCCAGCCGACGCTCGTCGTGATGCCCGAAGACGCAGCCGATACCACCGTAGCGAGCGCGAATGCGCCCGTCGTGCGCTTCGTTTCATGGGCGTCGGGAGACAGCGCGAACGCGCAGCCGGGCAAGGACATCATTGCCCTCGCCGCACACGCTGACGATGCGGCACAAGCCGGCGACACACGGCCGCTGCCCGACGCCGCGACGATCTCCAACCCCGGCGATATCGCTTCGATGTGCTGCACATCGGGCACGACGGGTATTCCGAAGATCGTCGTGTACGATCACGCGTGCTACTGGCTCAACGGACTCGACAGCATCGATCTGCTCGGCCTGACCCGCGACGACCGCACGCTCGAATACCGTTCGTTCGACTGGTATTCGGCGCAGATACTCAGCTTCATTCCGTTCCTGCAGCTGGGTTCGACACTGTGCATCGCGCGCCGCTTTTCGCGCAGCCGCTTCGGCGACTGGATTCGCGACCACAGGATCACCGTGAGCGCCGGCGTGCCGACGGTGCTCAACATGCTGCTCGAACCGCCCCTCGAGGTGCCCGCCGGCACGTTTGCCTCGCTGCGCGCGATGACCTGCAGCACAGCGCCGCTCTCGCCCGCTCAATGGCAGCGGTTCGAGCAGCGGTACGGCATCCGCATCCTCAATCTGTACGGTTCGTCGGAAGCGGGATGGATGTGCGGCAACCGCCTGCATCGCCGCGAGATCGGCACGGTCGGTTATCCCGCCGCGCACATCGCGTTCGATATCGTCGACTCCGAAGGCGCGTCCTGCGCCCCCGATGTCAAAGGCCAGGTGGTGGTCGACGGCGCCAAGCTCGCGCTCGGCGTGCTGCAACGCGACGGCTCGCTGCTGCCTATCCGCGGCACGCCGCTCTTCACGCGCGATATCGCCGCACGCGACGCCCAGGGCTTCGTGCGGATGGCGGCACGCATGGACGATCTCATCATTCGCGGCGGCGTGAAGATCGTCCCGCAGGAAATCGAGGAGATCGTGCGCGCGCATCCGCAGGTGCTGGACGTCGCGGCACTGGGCGTGCCGGACCCCGTGTACGGACAGGAAACCGTATGTTTCGTGGTGCCGCAGCCGGGCGCTACGCCGGACGAAGCCGCGCTGCTCGCGCATTGCCGCGAATACCTCGCGCGCGAGAAGATGCCGCGTGCGGTCTTCATGATTCAGGCGCTGCCGCGCAGCGCGCGCGGCAAGATCCTGCGGGACGCGCTGCGTCAGCAGTGGTGGCAGATCGTCAATGCGCGGCGCGACATGTCGGAACCGGAGTGCGAGTAG